From Strix aluco isolate bStrAlu1 chromosome 37, bStrAlu1.hap1, whole genome shotgun sequence, a single genomic window includes:
- the LOC141917390 gene encoding class II histocompatibility antigen, M alpha chain, whose translation MGAAGGSGGLAALWGVLWGSLWGALGAAGTHEPPAHALAEVLFCQPDMPSLGLTLTFDNDQLFWFDFPGARWTPRLPDFPPWPPALEPPDQLLRDATFCQNLRRAITNVATGLLPEAKGIPVADIFPVPPPALGEPTTLVCMVSNIFPPAVEIAWQVDGVPVTRDVTHTHYTPTADLAFVRFSYLPVTPNAGDVYACVVTQEANNSSIITYWVPQNPDPDEVLETALCGAAMALGVLLALLGAAMCWAARRSTHG comes from the exons ATGGGTgcggcgggaggcagcggggGGCTGGCGGCGCTGTGGGGGGTCCTGTGGGGGAGCCTGTGGGGGGCGCTGGGCGCCGCCGGCACCCACG AGCCGCCGGCGCACGCTCTGGCCGAGGTGCTCTTCTGCCAGCCGGACATGCCCTCGCTGGGGCTGACCTTGACCTTCGACAACGACCAGCTCTTCTGGTTCGACTTCCCCGGCGCCCGCTGGACCCCGCGGCTGCCCGACTTCCCCCCGTGGCCCCCGGCCCTGGAACCCCCCGACCAGCTCCTCCGTGACGCCACGTTCTGCCAGAACCTGCGCCGGGCCATCACGAACGTGGCCACCGGCCTCCTGCCCGAGGCCAAGG GCATCCCGGTGGCCGACATCTTCCCGGTGCCACCGCCGGCGTTGGGTGAACCCACCACCCTGGTGTGTATGGTGAGCAACATCTTCCCGCCGGCGGTGGAGATCGCGTGGCAGGTGGACGGTGTCCCCGTCACCCGAGATGTCACCCACACCCACTACACCCCCACGGCCGACTTGGCCTTCGTCCGCTTCTCCTACCTGCCGGTGACACCCAACGCCGGTGACGTCTACGCTTGCGTCGTCACCCAAGAAGCCAACAACTCCTCCATCATCACCTACTGGG TCCCCCAAAACCCCGACCCCGACGAGGTGCTGGAGACGGCGCTGTGCGGCGCCGCCATGGCCTTGGGCGTCCTCTTGGCGCTTCTCGGCGCCGCCATGTGCTGGGCGGCGCGACGGAGCACACACG GTTGA